A region from the Campylobacter blaseri genome encodes:
- the hsrA gene encoding homeostatic response regulator transcription factor HsrA: MRILIVEDEITLNKTIVEGLQEFGYQADSSESFKDAEYYIGIRNYDLVLADWMLPDGNGIDLINIVKQKSPRTSVVIVSAKDDKESEIKALKAGANDYIKKPFDFDVLVARIEARLRFGGTNVIEIEDLIIDPDEEKITYLGKEVELKGKPFEVLTHLARHSDQIVSKEQLLDAIWEEPELVTPNVIEVAINQIRQKMDKPLNISTIETVRRRGYRFCFPKKV; encoded by the coding sequence ATGAGAATATTAATAGTTGAAGATGAAATCACTTTAAACAAGACTATTGTTGAAGGACTTCAAGAGTTTGGATATCAAGCAGATAGCTCAGAAAGTTTTAAAGATGCAGAGTACTATATAGGCATAAGAAACTATGATTTAGTTTTGGCAGATTGGATGTTACCTGATGGCAATGGTATTGATTTAATAAACATTGTCAAGCAAAAAAGCCCTAGAACTTCTGTTGTGATTGTTTCTGCTAAAGATGATAAAGAGAGCGAAATAAAAGCACTAAAAGCAGGTGCTAACGATTATATAAAAAAACCATTTGATTTTGATGTATTAGTTGCTAGAATCGAGGCTAGGCTTAGATTTGGTGGAACAAATGTTATAGAAATAGAAGATCTCATAATTGACCCAGATGAAGAAAAAATTACATATTTAGGAAAAGAAGTAGAGTTAAAAGGAAAACCATTTGAAGTTTTAACACACCTTGCTAGACATAGTGATCAAATAGTAAGCAAAGAACAGCTTTTAGATGCTATATGGGAAGAGCCTGAACTTGTTACACCAAATGTTATCGAAGTAGCGATAAATCAAATTCGTCAAAAAATGGACAAACCACTTAATATCTCTACAATCGAAACCGTTAGAAGACGCGGATATAGATTTTGTTTTCCCAAAAAAGTTTAA
- the ndk gene encoding nucleoside-diphosphate kinase, giving the protein MQQTLSIIKPDAVKKGVIGKILDRFESNGLRIAAMKKIQLSTEDAKAFYAVHKDRPFYGELVEFMTSGPVVVSILEGENAVAKNRELMGATNPKEAAPGTIRADFADSIDANAVHGSDSLENATIEIAFFFSNREIL; this is encoded by the coding sequence ATGCAACAAACTTTATCTATTATAAAGCCTGACGCAGTAAAAAAAGGTGTTATTGGTAAAATTCTTGACAGATTTGAAAGCAATGGCTTAAGAATTGCAGCAATGAAAAAAATTCAATTATCAACAGAAGATGCAAAAGCTTTCTATGCAGTTCACAAAGATAGACCTTTCTACGGAGAATTAGTTGAGTTCATGACAAGTGGTCCAGTTGTTGTATCTATACTAGAAGGCGAAAACGCAGTTGCTAAAAACAGAGAACTTATGGGCGCAACAAATCCAAAAGAGGCAGCTCCTGGAACAATAAGAGCAGATTTTGCCGATAGCATTGATGCAAATGCAGTTCATGGAAGTGACAGTCTAGAAAATGCAACAATTGAAATAGCATTTTTCTTTTCAAATAGAGAAATATTATAA
- the rpmF gene encoding 50S ribosomal protein L32 — MAVPKRRVSKTRAAKRRTHYKVTLPVPVRDKDGSWKIPHRVNKTTGEY, encoded by the coding sequence ATGGCAGTTCCAAAAAGAAGAGTCAGTAAAACTCGTGCAGCAAAAAGAAGAACACACTATAAAGTAACACTTCCGGTACCTGTTAGAGATAAAGATGGCAGCTGGAAAATACCACATCGTGTAAACAAAACAACTGGCGAATACTAA
- a CDS encoding Ppx/GppA phosphatase family protein: MSKKVAVIDLGSNSMRMAIFERTSRLGFYTLGEYKIKVRLGEGSYSENGVICDEAMDNCIEAFNEFKKIIQKYKINKVLAVGTSALRDASNRNVFINRVKKIGINIKVADGDMEAYLGGIAASNLLPSFKSATTIDIGGGSTELALLEDGKVVKTISLNLGTVRLKELFYDKENLDGLDKFIDDIIKNVPKEFKNQNIIAIGGSLRAISKAILRIENYPLETIHGFSYEYSKYSKLINEISNSKATELVKFPIKKDRYDTIRGGAFIYKKIVKLLKGKYIQTSGAGVREGVFLTNLIGKNSKFPAGFNPSLKSLEDRFIAVKRPNITKYASKIYDALYPLHKVDSVYKKDLITASKLLNIGLRVSFYSRHLHSSYIILNSLNYGYTHKQKALIATIIKLNGKKNISEDEYTKYEKLLPSKKDVIWLSFILKLAKILDELNNKNIKLSFSDHILNIYGIKDDLFIKNGIKEIPKPGIFAISFS; this comes from the coding sequence ATGTCAAAAAAAGTAGCAGTTATTGATTTAGGCTCCAACTCCATGAGAATGGCTATATTTGAACGCACAAGCAGGCTGGGCTTTTATACACTAGGTGAATATAAGATAAAAGTAAGGCTTGGTGAGGGCTCATATAGTGAAAATGGAGTTATATGTGATGAGGCTATGGATAATTGCATTGAGGCATTTAATGAGTTTAAAAAGATTATTCAAAAATACAAAATTAATAAAGTTTTAGCTGTTGGAACATCAGCATTAAGAGATGCTTCAAATAGAAATGTGTTTATAAATAGAGTAAAAAAAATAGGCATTAATATAAAAGTGGCTGATGGGGATATGGAGGCATATCTTGGAGGAATTGCAGCCTCAAATTTGCTTCCAAGTTTTAAAAGCGCGACTACTATAGATATAGGTGGTGGCTCAACAGAGCTTGCTCTTTTAGAGGATGGAAAAGTAGTTAAAACCATATCTTTAAATCTTGGAACAGTAAGACTAAAAGAGCTTTTTTACGATAAAGAGAATCTAGATGGGTTAGATAAATTTATTGATGATATTATAAAAAATGTGCCAAAAGAATTTAAAAATCAAAATATCATAGCAATAGGCGGAAGTCTAAGGGCGATTTCTAAAGCTATTTTAAGAATAGAAAACTATCCACTTGAAACAATACATGGATTTTCATATGAGTATTCTAAATATAGCAAATTAATAAATGAAATTTCAAACTCTAAAGCTACTGAACTGGTTAAATTTCCAATTAAAAAAGATCGATATGACACCATTAGAGGTGGAGCTTTTATATATAAAAAAATAGTTAAACTGTTGAAAGGTAAATATATACAAACTAGTGGTGCTGGAGTTAGGGAAGGGGTATTTTTAACCAATTTAATTGGTAAAAACTCTAAATTTCCAGCAGGGTTTAATCCAAGTTTAAAAAGCCTAGAAGATAGATTTATAGCAGTTAAAAGACCAAATATAACTAAATATGCTAGTAAAATTTACGATGCATTGTATCCGCTTCATAAAGTAGACAGTGTCTATAAAAAAGATTTAATAACTGCTTCAAAGCTTTTAAATATAGGGTTAAGAGTAAGTTTTTATTCAAGACATTTACATTCAAGCTATATTATACTAAACTCACTTAATTATGGGTATACACATAAGCAAAAAGCCCTAATAGCAACTATTATTAAGTTAAATGGTAAAAAAAATATAAGTGAAGATGAATACACTAAATATGAAAAGTTGCTACCATCTAAAAAAGATGTAATTTGGCTTAGTTTTATACTTAAATTAGCTAAAATTTTAGATGAGTTAAATAATAAAAACATAAAGCTATCTTTTTCTGACCACATTTTAAATATCTATGGAATTAAGGACGATCTGTTTATAAAAAATGGGATAAAAGAGATACCAAAACCAGGTATCTTCGCGATATCATTTAGCTAA
- a CDS encoding peroxiredoxin, producing the protein MVVTTKAKDFTGTAVLGDNTIVEDFNLYKNIGEKGAVVFFYPKDFTFVCPSEIIAFDKRYEEFKKRGIEVIGVSCDNEFTHLAWKNTPINQGGIGKVKFPLVADMTKQIARDFDVLFEEAVALRGSFLLDADGTIRHAVVNDLPLGRNIDEMVRMVDTMLFTNEHGEVCPAGWNKGDEAMKATPDGVADYLGHNSDKL; encoded by the coding sequence ATGGTTGTTACTACAAAAGCAAAAGATTTCACAGGTACAGCAGTGCTTGGTGATAATACAATAGTTGAAGATTTTAATCTTTATAAAAATATAGGCGAAAAAGGTGCGGTAGTATTTTTCTACCCAAAAGACTTTACATTTGTATGTCCTAGTGAGATAATTGCATTTGATAAAAGATATGAAGAGTTTAAAAAAAGAGGAATTGAAGTTATAGGCGTTAGTTGCGATAATGAATTTACTCACCTTGCTTGGAAAAACACACCGATTAACCAAGGCGGTATAGGTAAAGTTAAATTTCCACTTGTTGCTGATATGACTAAGCAAATTGCAAGAGATTTTGATGTTTTATTTGAAGAAGCAGTTGCTTTAAGAGGCAGTTTTTTACTAGATGCTGATGGAACTATTAGACATGCAGTTGTTAATGATTTACCACTTGGAAGAAATATTGATGAAATGGTTAGAATGGTAGATACAATGCTATTTACAAATGAACATGGCGAAGTTTGCCCTGCTGGTTGGAATAAAGGCGATGAAGCTATGAAAGCTACTCCAGATGGTGTTGCTGACTATCTTGGACACAATTCAGACAAGTTATAA
- the plsY gene encoding glycerol-3-phosphate 1-O-acyltransferase PlsY: MNANIIMYIIAYLLGSIPFGLLIAKYFGNVDLLHSGSGSIGATNVLRVLKEKDPKKAKIFGLITILCDALKGLLPIIIASFMGFDINVLWTMAVLAIIGHCFSIFLKFEGGKGVATSFGVFLFFLPIEALIGIVVWLLVGKFLKISSIASLSGIFSFVLLSFILHFDMVGINTHAPIFFIAFIIVYKHIPNIVRLIQRKEDKVA; this comes from the coding sequence ATGAACGCAAATATTATAATGTACATAATTGCCTATCTTTTAGGCTCAATTCCTTTTGGATTGCTTATAGCTAAGTATTTTGGAAATGTTGATTTATTGCACTCAGGAAGTGGTAGTATAGGTGCTACAAATGTGCTTAGGGTTTTAAAAGAAAAAGATCCTAAAAAGGCTAAGATATTTGGACTTATTACCATTTTATGCGATGCACTAAAAGGACTTTTACCGATAATTATCGCTAGTTTTATGGGTTTTGATATAAATGTTTTATGGACTATGGCAGTTTTAGCTATTATAGGGCACTGTTTTTCAATATTTTTAAAATTTGAGGGCGGAAAAGGTGTTGCTACAAGTTTTGGAGTGTTTTTGTTCTTTTTGCCTATTGAAGCACTTATAGGTATAGTTGTTTGGCTTTTAGTTGGTAAGTTTTTGAAAATATCAAGCATAGCTTCACTTAGTGGAATATTCTCTTTTGTTTTGCTTAGTTTTATTCTTCATTTTGATATGGTCGGTATAAATACTCACGCACCGATATTTTTTATAGCCTTTATAATTGTTTATAAACATATTCCAAATATAGTTAGACTAATTCAACGCAAGGAAGATAAGGTCGCATAA
- the dut gene encoding dUTPase: MEYKKILKEMFVMQQHLNNETNGLKWEEGYTNKGKLISWKRCIYMECAELIDSFAWKHWKNIEEPTNEENVAVEIVDIWHFIMSYVLEQAYPHKDIDCVVEDVASVSGFGDFCIDPYDMSEYSIYEIINDVEIIIHDTSGFNFEIHNLLTNYFRLSLKCGVNLHKLFEIYIGKNVLNKFRQDNGYKDGSYKKVWNGKEDNVVMSEILKTGILKADDIYQKLEENYKSLK; the protein is encoded by the coding sequence ATGGAATATAAGAAAATACTAAAAGAGATGTTTGTTATGCAACAACACCTCAACAATGAGACAAATGGATTAAAATGGGAAGAGGGTTACACTAACAAAGGAAAGCTAATAAGCTGGAAAAGATGTATTTATATGGAGTGTGCTGAGCTAATTGATAGTTTTGCTTGGAAACATTGGAAAAATATAGAAGAACCTACCAATGAAGAAAATGTTGCAGTTGAGATAGTGGATATTTGGCATTTTATAATGAGCTATGTTTTGGAGCAAGCTTATCCGCATAAAGATATAGATTGTGTAGTTGAAGATGTTGCTTCTGTTAGTGGTTTTGGCGATTTTTGTATAGACCCTTATGATATGAGTGAGTATAGTATATATGAGATTATAAATGATGTTGAGATAATTATACACGATACTAGCGGCTTTAACTTTGAGATACATAATCTTTTAACAAACTATTTTAGACTATCTTTAAAATGTGGTGTAAATTTGCACAAACTCTTTGAAATTTACATTGGAAAAAATGTTTTAAACAAATTTAGACAAGATAACGGGTATAAAGATGGTAGCTATAAAAAAGTTTGGAATGGCAAAGAAGATAATGTTGTTATGAGCGAAATACTAAAAACAGGTATTTTAAAAGCCGATGATATATATCAAAAACTAGAAGAAAATTATAAATCACTAAAATAG
- a CDS encoding dihydroneopterin aldolase — MITVLVENLEFKTIIGILDFERKKKQKIIVSVKFQAGEFIDYADVCKYIKKSFKKQKFMKVEDALEFFEAKFKKKYKSLTYLHIKIMKKEIIKSACVGASLENYFN; from the coding sequence ATGATAACTGTTTTAGTTGAAAATTTAGAGTTTAAAACAATTATAGGGATTTTGGATTTTGAGCGAAAAAAAAAGCAAAAAATTATAGTAAGTGTTAAATTTCAAGCAGGTGAATTTATAGATTATGCAGATGTATGTAAATATATAAAAAAAAGCTTTAAAAAACAAAAATTTATGAAAGTTGAGGATGCTTTAGAGTTTTTTGAAGCTAAATTTAAGAAAAAGTATAAAAGTCTAACCTATTTGCATATTAAAATAATGAAAAAAGAGATTATTAAGAGTGCTTGTGTTGGGGCTTCATTGGAAAATTATTTTAATTAA
- a CDS encoding DUF362 domain-containing protein yields the protein MAVKITDTCISCGSCIDECPVEAIVDDSDNPNGEDIYYVYANKCVECVGHNDEPACASACPTDGCIVWDEVVDSQPHREEIGDDLRKGDTPAVD from the coding sequence ATGGCAGTAAAGATTACAGATACCTGTATAAGCTGTGGCTCTTGTATAGATGAGTGTCCAGTTGAAGCTATTGTAGATGATTCAGATAATCCAAACGGTGAAGATATATACTATGTATATGCAAATAAATGTGTTGAATGTGTAGGACACAATGATGAGCCAGCTTGTGCTAGCGCTTGTCCAACTGATGGTTGTATAGTTTGGGATGAAGTAGTTGATTCTCAACCTCATAGAGAAGAAATCGGTGATGACTTAAGAAAAGGCGACACACCAGCTGTAGATTAA
- the plsX gene encoding phosphate acyltransferase PlsX, protein MTKIAIDAMGGDFGPNPIAEGVISALKERKFHAFLVGKTDILKPLIPNELEKFVTFVQADEVFEMKNDATNVLKKKETSIYKAIELVKNGECKAVVSAGHSGATMSLATLKIGRLKNVSRPAIATLMPTSKETKTLVLDVGANVDSKSEHIFQSGVMGEAYAKEIMKIKNPKISILSNGEEECKGDSATKGAHQMLKILDTFVGNAEGNQIFDGSVDVVTCDGFIGNIVLKTSEGVADAMNKLIKKEVKGSLIAIAGAILMKNVFKRVKKATDYDEYGGAPLLGVKNCVIISHGKSSPKAIKNAIFQALEFANSNINSVIEKRLEELSLTKSKEAI, encoded by the coding sequence ATGACTAAAATAGCTATAGATGCTATGGGCGGAGATTTTGGCCCGAATCCAATAGCTGAAGGTGTTATAAGTGCTTTAAAAGAGAGAAAATTCCATGCTTTTTTAGTTGGAAAAACTGATATTTTAAAGCCACTTATCCCAAATGAGCTTGAAAAATTTGTAACCTTTGTTCAAGCAGATGAAGTATTTGAGATGAAAAACGACGCCACTAATGTTTTAAAGAAAAAAGAGACTAGTATTTATAAAGCTATAGAGCTTGTAAAAAATGGCGAATGCAAGGCTGTGGTTTCTGCTGGTCACAGCGGTGCAACTATGAGTCTTGCTACTCTTAAAATCGGTAGGTTAAAAAATGTTTCTCGCCCTGCTATAGCAACACTGATGCCAACCTCAAAAGAGACTAAAACTTTAGTTTTAGATGTAGGTGCAAATGTTGATTCAAAATCAGAGCACATTTTTCAATCTGGTGTTATGGGTGAAGCATACGCAAAAGAGATAATGAAAATAAAAAATCCTAAAATTTCTATACTTTCAAATGGTGAAGAAGAGTGCAAAGGCGATAGCGCCACAAAAGGTGCACACCAAATGTTAAAAATATTAGATACATTTGTGGGAAATGCAGAGGGCAATCAAATTTTTGATGGTTCTGTAGATGTTGTTACATGCGATGGTTTTATAGGAAATATTGTCTTAAAGACATCAGAAGGTGTAGCTGATGCTATGAATAAGCTCATTAAAAAAGAGGTAAAAGGCTCATTGATAGCAATAGCGGGAGCTATTTTAATGAAAAATGTATTTAAAAGGGTTAAAAAGGCTACAGATTATGACGAATATGGTGGTGCTCCTCTTTTGGGAGTTAAAAACTGCGTCATCATTAGTCACGGTAAAAGTAGTCCAAAAGCTATTAAAAATGCTATTTTTCAAGCATTGGAATTTGCAAATTCTAATATTAACTCTGTTATTGAGAAAAGACTAGAAGAATTAAGCCTAACCAAATCAAAGGAAGCTATATGA
- the luxS gene encoding S-ribosylhomocysteine lyase, producing MPMLDSFTVDHTKMKAPGVRLAKTMKTPKGDSISVYDLRFCNPNREIMGEKGMHTLEHLFAGFMRDHLNSSGVEIIDISPMGCRTGFYMSVIGVPKDKDIINAWKNSMQDVLAVKSEDDIPELNIYQCGSCKLHSLKEAQDIARNILKNEIRTIDNESIKLEFN from the coding sequence ATGCCAATGCTAGACAGTTTTACAGTTGATCATACTAAAATGAAAGCGCCAGGAGTTCGTCTTGCAAAGACTATGAAAACTCCAAAAGGCGATAGCATAAGCGTATATGATTTGAGATTTTGTAATCCCAATAGAGAGATTATGGGTGAAAAAGGGATGCATACATTAGAACATCTTTTTGCAGGTTTTATGCGAGATCATTTAAATAGTAGTGGCGTAGAGATTATAGATATTTCTCCTATGGGTTGCAGAACTGGTTTTTATATGAGTGTTATTGGGGTGCCAAAAGATAAAGATATAATCAATGCTTGGAAAAACTCAATGCAAGATGTATTAGCTGTAAAAAGCGAAGATGATATACCTGAATTAAATATATATCAGTGCGGAAGTTGCAAGCTACATAGCCTAAAAGAGGCTCAAGATATAGCTAGGAATATTTTAAAAAATGAAATAAGAACTATTGACAACGAATCTATAAAATTAGAATTTAATTGA
- a CDS encoding sensor histidine kinase yields MLIIIFSTMLYHYIKVNIFENVVQILNQHAIKISQIYEIDKEISSFYSQDLGHSIVTTNIIENKYDLKKPKYLKTELENRTFLELQYPVKSDLIVLKTDTTFYDNIVSQILVDIIIINVTMSLLIIFYAMFLSRTILLPIKILSRRLSKLDETVLTHIDETSIPIEFKPLSKGINRLIDRIHTFMEYQKELFIGIAHELKTPLAVMKTKNEVTLLKDREKEKYIEALQNNNNSINNMNKMISSILEIGRQEDAQFEPAVKKDIIAYLREICTNFQILAKAKGQNIKTDLKPVELYMNIQPQLFLHILQNFLQNAIKFSKEGSNIYVKSEARNKILKIYVIDEGIGINEDADLFAPFKRYGNEGGAGLGLFLAKGAAQAMNAKISIKNRTDGKSGAVAKIELPIDLRNLDKN; encoded by the coding sequence ATGCTAATTATAATATTTTCAACTATGTTATACCACTATATTAAGGTTAATATTTTTGAAAATGTGGTGCAAATTTTAAACCAACACGCTATTAAAATTTCACAAATTTATGAAATTGATAAAGAAATAAGCAGTTTTTATAGCCAGGATTTAGGACATAGTATAGTAACTACTAATATTATAGAAAACAAATATGATTTGAAAAAGCCTAAGTACCTAAAAACAGAGCTGGAAAATAGAACATTTTTAGAGCTGCAATACCCCGTAAAATCAGATCTGATTGTTTTAAAAACAGACACCACATTTTACGATAATATTGTATCTCAAATCTTAGTTGATATAATCATAATAAATGTAACAATGTCTTTGCTTATTATTTTTTATGCTATGTTTTTATCTAGAACTATACTCCTTCCTATAAAAATACTTAGTAGAAGATTATCAAAGTTGGATGAAACCGTTCTAACGCATATAGATGAAACAAGTATACCTATTGAGTTTAAGCCATTGAGCAAGGGTATAAATAGATTAATTGATAGAATTCATACTTTTATGGAGTATCAAAAAGAGCTTTTTATAGGAATAGCTCACGAACTTAAAACCCCGCTTGCTGTAATGAAAACAAAAAATGAAGTAACACTCCTAAAAGACAGAGAAAAAGAAAAATACATAGAGGCTTTACAGAACAACAATAACTCTATAAATAATATGAATAAGATGATAAGTTCTATCTTGGAGATAGGCAGGCAAGAAGATGCGCAATTTGAACCTGCTGTTAAAAAAGATATAATAGCATATCTTAGAGAAATTTGTACAAATTTTCAAATTCTAGCAAAAGCTAAAGGGCAAAATATAAAAACGGATCTTAAGCCAGTTGAGCTATATATGAATATACAGCCACAGCTATTTTTACATATTTTGCAAAATTTCTTACAAAACGCTATTAAGTTCTCAAAAGAGGGCTCAAATATATATGTTAAATCAGAAGCTAGAAATAAAATTTTAAAAATATATGTTATTGATGAAGGCATTGGGATTAATGAAGATGCAGACCTTTTTGCACCTTTTAAAAGATATGGAAATGAAGGCGGTGCTGGTCTTGGGCTATTTTTAGCAAAAGGGGCGGCACAAGCTATGAATGCAAAAATTAGTATAAAAAATAGAACCGATGGTAAAAGCGGAGCGGTAGCCAAGATAGAACTTCCTATTGATTTGCGGAATTTAGATAAAAATTAG
- a CDS encoding ATP-binding protein, with translation MQTLQESLKYFFLGIKEDKEPYLYENKDLNTHATIIGMTGSGKTGLGITLLEEASIDNIPSIVIDPKGDMTNLALTFPNMQKEDFLPYMDKDEANNKGKSIEELAQDSANLWQKGISSTYQSIDRIKLLKDSVDVNIYTPKSSAGLGISLLSDFKAPMGLDSEDLNNYILAITSSILSLVGVNSENLTSPEIVLIQNIFLHNFSANKNVSITDLIHQIAKPPFDKIGVFDVETFFPSVKRMELAMKINGLLANPNFKAWCEGERLDISKMLFTKEGKARCNIFTISHLSDSERMFFVTLLLNEIIRWMRSTEGTSSLRAILYMDEIFGFFPPTSNPPSKTPMLTLLKQARAYGIGCVLSTQNPVDLDYKGLSNIGTWFIGRLQTLQDKERVIGGLSDISGSEFDKDSLMKLLSNLEKRKFLAKNIHKDGLSVIGTRFALNYLKGPLSSEQISNLMSGKKSLQTAISFSSSSNSNKPVISKDIKELYSYTSSLNLKPYLFATAKVSYDVNKAKFTKDVNLAFLLEDTFRVNWEEAKEDLVRTTQTKEEEGSKFTSLPSYIAGAKNLNEQMKDFKDYIYRNIKLELFSALDTLSKPGENKDQFLLRLHDKCNEILEEETIKFKEKFDKEKEKIQIRLDRAIKKLEKEKADVRSKGLDAIINIGSAILGAFFSSKTISKTNAGKLATSAKSAGRVLDEREDVRLAQEEVYKIKSEFEELLEIEKEKLKNLKETYNIRKLDIRTVEIQAKKSDIFNEEIALLWKS, from the coding sequence ATGCAGACACTACAAGAAAGTTTGAAATATTTTTTCTTGGGCATTAAAGAAGATAAAGAGCCATATCTATATGAAAACAAAGACTTAAATACACACGCTACCATAATAGGTATGACAGGAAGTGGTAAAACAGGACTTGGTATAACTTTGCTTGAAGAAGCTAGCATTGATAATATCCCTTCTATCGTGATAGATCCAAAGGGAGATATGACAAATTTGGCTTTAACATTTCCAAATATGCAAAAAGAGGACTTTTTACCATATATGGATAAGGATGAGGCTAATAACAAAGGTAAAAGTATTGAAGAGTTAGCACAAGATAGTGCAAATTTATGGCAAAAGGGCATTAGTTCAACATATCAAAGCATTGATAGGATTAAACTTTTAAAAGATAGTGTTGATGTAAATATATACACACCAAAAAGTAGTGCTGGGCTTGGTATAAGTTTGCTTAGTGATTTTAAAGCACCTATGGGGCTAGATAGTGAAGATTTAAACAACTATATTTTAGCTATAACAAGTTCTATTTTATCGTTAGTTGGAGTAAATTCTGAAAATTTAACATCGCCTGAGATTGTTTTAATTCAAAATATATTTTTACATAATTTTAGTGCAAACAAAAATGTATCAATTACTGATTTAATTCACCAAATAGCAAAACCACCATTTGATAAAATAGGCGTTTTTGATGTTGAAACTTTTTTCCCAAGTGTAAAAAGGATGGAACTTGCTATGAAGATAAATGGGCTTTTAGCAAATCCAAATTTCAAAGCATGGTGCGAGGGTGAAAGACTTGACATTTCAAAAATGTTATTTACAAAAGAGGGCAAAGCAAGATGTAATATCTTTACTATTTCTCATTTAAGTGATAGCGAAAGAATGTTTTTTGTAACACTTCTTTTAAATGAGATAATTCGTTGGATGAGAAGCACAGAAGGAACTAGCTCTCTTAGAGCCATTTTGTATATGGATGAAATTTTTGGATTTTTTCCACCAACTTCAAACCCCCCTTCAAAAACTCCAATGCTTACACTTTTAAAACAAGCAAGAGCTTATGGGATTGGCTGTGTACTTTCTACTCAAAACCCTGTTGATTTAGATTACAAAGGGCTTTCAAACATAGGAACATGGTTTATAGGTCGTCTTCAAACATTGCAAGATAAAGAAAGAGTTATAGGCGGGCTTAGTGACATTAGTGGTAGTGAATTTGACAAAGATAGCTTAATGAAACTGCTTTCAAATTTAGAAAAAAGAAAATTTCTAGCAAAAAATATACATAAAGATGGTCTTAGTGTGATTGGAACGAGATTTGCACTAAATTATCTTAAAGGACCATTAAGTAGTGAACAAATTAGCAATCTAATGAGTGGTAAAAAATCACTTCAAACTGCGATTAGTTTTAGCTCATCTTCAAACTCAAATAAGCCAGTTATATCAAAAGACATTAAGGAGCTATATAGTTACACAAGCTCTTTGAACTTAAAACCATATCTCTTTGCAACTGCAAAAGTTAGCTACGATGTCAATAAAGCTAAATTTACTAAAGATGTAAATCTGGCATTTTTACTTGAAGATACGTTTAGGGTAAATTGGGAAGAAGCTAAAGAAGATTTAGTTAGAACTACTCAGACTAAAGAGGAAGAGGGTAGTAAATTTACAAGTTTACCAAGTTATATTGCAGGGGCTAAGAATTTAAATGAACAGATGAAAGATTTTAAAGATTACATTTATAGAAATATTAAATTAGAGCTTTTTAGTGCTCTTGATACCTTATCAAAACCCGGTGAAAATAAAGATCAATTCTTGTTAAGACTTCATGATAAATGTAATGAAATTTTAGAAGAAGAAACAATCAAATTTAAAGAGAAATTTGACAAAGAAAAAGAAAAAATTCAAATAAGACTAGACAGAGCTATTAAAAAACTAGAAAAAGAAAAAGCTGATGTGAGATCTAAAGGGCTTGATGCTATTATAAACATAGGAAGTGCAATTTTAGGGGCATTTTTTAGTTCTAAAACTATAAGTAAAACAAATGCAGGAAAACTAGCAACTAGTGCTAAAAGTGCGGGTAGAGTTTTAGATGAGAGGGAAGACGTAAGACTAGCGCAAGAAGAAGTTTATAAAATAAAAAGTGAATTTGAAGAGCTTTTAGAAATCGAAAAGGAGAAATTAAAAAATCTAAAAGAGACTTATAATATAAGAAAATTAGATATTAGAACAGTTGAAATTCAAGCTAAAAAAAGCGATATATTTAATGAAGAAATTGCTCTTTTATGGAAAAGTTAG